In a genomic window of Cytobacillus sp. FSL H8-0458:
- a CDS encoding tripartite tricarboxylate transporter permease — MGELSLIGESLSSFFTVKIMLLFLFGTIAGMAVGALPGLTTTMGVSLLISFTWGMEWIEAMVLIVSVHIGGTYGGSTPAIFLNIPGTPASAATAMDGYPMAQRGEGGLARGLATFQSFLGTILAAVIFLIGAPILLDLSMNFGSWEYFLLAMFGIILSANLTAESLTKGLISGILGLALATAGMDKITGVQRFTFGESALMDGFSLIAVLIGVFGIAEVIDSIMKLKPPLKAEKFQSSIPPWKMLLKFLPAGGRSSVIGAAIGAIPGVGADVAAWVSYDVARRRSKKPETFGKGNPEGIVAAETANNACVPGTYIPMLALGIPGDAVTAVIIGGLLLHGLQPGPLLLTQNPNILNQFFIILTISAAFMLVFGLFFSYLFQKILSVPRSIVLLAVTVFSVVGTFAVNNRPFDIGIMFLFGIIGFLMRKVGLAAPPLVLGLILGLMAEQNFRRAMVSSDYSFVPFITRPISLFLLVCIVFLILNQNQFLSKRLKNVWGKIKPKEANL, encoded by the coding sequence TTGGGAGAATTAAGTCTAATTGGCGAATCGCTGTCAAGTTTTTTTACAGTTAAAATCATGCTTTTGTTTCTTTTTGGTACGATTGCAGGAATGGCAGTAGGTGCCCTTCCAGGTCTCACTACGACCATGGGAGTATCCTTGCTGATTTCGTTTACCTGGGGGATGGAATGGATAGAAGCGATGGTTTTAATTGTTTCCGTTCATATAGGAGGGACCTATGGCGGGTCTACGCCAGCCATCTTCTTAAATATCCCGGGAACCCCGGCCTCAGCTGCGACAGCTATGGATGGTTATCCAATGGCTCAGCGGGGGGAAGGGGGGCTGGCAAGAGGACTTGCCACCTTCCAATCCTTTTTAGGTACGATTCTGGCAGCTGTTATATTTCTAATTGGAGCGCCTATCCTGTTAGATCTAAGTATGAATTTCGGATCATGGGAGTATTTTCTGCTCGCCATGTTTGGAATTATTCTTAGTGCAAATCTAACCGCTGAGTCATTGACGAAAGGACTTATTTCGGGGATCTTAGGATTGGCACTGGCCACTGCAGGGATGGATAAGATCACAGGTGTCCAGAGGTTTACTTTTGGAGAAAGTGCACTAATGGATGGTTTTAGTCTCATTGCTGTCTTAATCGGAGTTTTTGGAATTGCTGAGGTAATTGACTCTATTATGAAGCTGAAGCCGCCTTTGAAAGCAGAAAAATTCCAATCAAGCATTCCCCCGTGGAAGATGTTATTGAAGTTTTTGCCTGCCGGCGGAAGATCTTCTGTCATTGGTGCCGCGATAGGAGCTATTCCAGGTGTTGGAGCAGATGTAGCAGCCTGGGTATCCTACGATGTGGCCCGTAGAAGAAGTAAGAAACCTGAAACTTTTGGCAAAGGGAATCCAGAAGGAATCGTTGCTGCAGAAACGGCAAATAATGCTTGTGTTCCAGGTACATATATACCAATGCTGGCCCTTGGTATCCCTGGTGATGCAGTCACGGCAGTTATTATAGGGGGGCTTTTACTTCATGGATTGCAGCCTGGTCCTCTTTTGCTGACACAAAATCCAAATATATTAAATCAGTTTTTTATTATCTTAACGATATCTGCTGCGTTCATGCTTGTGTTTGGATTATTTTTCTCTTACTTATTCCAGAAAATCCTTTCTGTTCCCAGAAGTATAGTATTGCTTGCTGTAACAGTATTTAGTGTTGTAGGTACTTTTGCAGTAAACAATCGGCCATTTGATATTGGAATCATGTTTCTTTTTGGCATAATCGGTTTTCTTATGAGGAAAGTCGGATTGGCTGCCCCTCCTTTGGTGTTAGGATTGATCCTTGGTTTAATGGCGGAACAAAATTTCCGAAGAGCGATGGTAAGTTCGGATTATTCCTTTGTTCCATTTATTACACGCCCAATCAGTCTTTTTTTACTGGTCTGTATTGTATTCCTGATTTTAAATCAGAATCAATTTTTATCAAAACGTTTAAAGAATGTGTGGGGGAAAATAAAGCCTAAGGAGGCGAACTTATGA
- a CDS encoding aminopeptidase — MRIINKMFMMKSVQTLLKTCLNVKPGENLLILTDTNTTEIGEVFALAGEGMGAEVVMTIMNPTTRHGDEPPRIIAEAMKAADAIVAPTTFSINHSTARKEASNAGARLIFMPDANEEVFLDGSLDIDYFAQKKIIDKVSAILEEGERLSITTTLGTELSMSISGRHAVPQTGICHEPGSISPPPCIETAVAPIEGTTEGVMYIDGAIVPGRACEDPVKVVFREGKIISIEGKEDAEMLKQTLESYNHPNVYCAVEMGIGMNPKAKIGRGGQLEDEAEFGTMHIGIGNGITFGSSIRAPGHCDLVIRKPTIKVDGKILMKDGELYID; from the coding sequence ATGAGAATCATCAATAAAATGTTTATGATGAAGTCCGTTCAGACTTTATTGAAGACATGTCTAAATGTAAAGCCTGGAGAAAACCTATTGATTCTAACGGATACAAATACGACTGAGATTGGAGAGGTTTTCGCACTTGCTGGTGAAGGGATGGGAGCAGAGGTTGTTATGACAATCATGAATCCCACCACAAGGCATGGGGATGAACCGCCTAGAATCATTGCAGAAGCAATGAAAGCAGCTGATGCGATCGTTGCTCCGACAACATTTTCTATTAATCATTCAACTGCGAGGAAAGAAGCAAGTAATGCAGGTGCAAGATTAATATTTATGCCTGATGCAAATGAAGAGGTTTTCTTAGATGGTTCCCTGGATATCGATTATTTTGCACAAAAGAAAATAATCGATAAAGTATCCGCCATTCTTGAAGAAGGAGAAAGATTGAGCATCACAACCACTTTAGGTACGGAGCTTTCCATGTCCATATCAGGACGTCATGCTGTACCTCAAACTGGAATTTGCCATGAACCTGGAAGTATTTCACCCCCGCCTTGCATTGAAACAGCAGTGGCGCCAATAGAAGGGACGACAGAAGGAGTCATGTACATTGATGGGGCCATTGTGCCGGGAAGGGCTTGTGAAGATCCGGTTAAAGTTGTCTTTAGAGAAGGAAAAATCATTTCCATTGAAGGAAAAGAAGATGCTGAAATGCTTAAGCAAACGCTTGAAAGCTACAATCATCCCAATGTATATTGCGCAGTGGAAATGGGAATTGGCATGAATCCAAAGGCGAAAATTGGCAGAGGAGGGCAGCTGGAAGACGAGGCAGAGTTTGGGACGATGCATATTGGAATTGGCAATGGTATTACATTTGGAAGCAGTATCAGAGCCCCGGGGCATTGTGATTTAGTGATTCGGAAACCGACTATCAAAGTGGATGGGAAAATCCTTATGAAGGACGGAGAACTCTATATAGATTAG
- a CDS encoding aspartate aminotransferase family protein, which produces MIKENKSLAERGDRVLPPAANRVTRIGVTKAFGSTIEDENGKKYLDFASGVGVNNVGHCHPEVIEAVKRQLDTMIHVGHNVAYYPSYIQLAEELNELTGSQKMVYFSNSGAEANEGAIKLAKKATKRPAILSFKRGFHGRTLATTSITFSSSAYRQDYEGLLPSVYACEYPYPFRTGLNYEEETKRCIQSINEVFQYQVAPSQVAAIILEPVQGEGGYIVPPKEFLKQIREICDQHGILLIFDEVQTGFGRTGKMFAYEHFGVEPDILTLGKGIASGFPLSAIIAKKEIMEKWEPGTHGGTYGGNPVSCAAALASIEILKREGIDNAQTLGGYLKQQLYDLKSEFSVIGDVRGLGLMIGIEFTDEKGRPDASTVNWLKNFALEHGVILLTCGTEKNVLRFIPPVTVSKEELDQAVFVLKEGLQQLAKKENGHAIY; this is translated from the coding sequence ATGATTAAAGAGAATAAAAGCTTAGCAGAAAGAGGCGACCGTGTTTTGCCCCCGGCTGCCAACAGAGTAACGAGGATAGGTGTAACGAAAGCATTTGGCTCAACCATAGAGGATGAGAACGGTAAAAAATATCTCGATTTTGCCAGTGGTGTTGGAGTAAATAATGTTGGACACTGCCATCCCGAGGTAATTGAAGCGGTTAAGCGGCAGCTGGATACCATGATTCATGTTGGCCATAATGTAGCTTACTATCCATCCTATATTCAATTAGCGGAGGAACTAAATGAATTAACCGGATCACAGAAAATGGTGTACTTTTCAAATAGCGGAGCAGAAGCGAATGAGGGAGCTATCAAATTAGCGAAAAAAGCGACAAAGCGTCCAGCCATCCTATCATTCAAACGGGGTTTCCATGGACGGACACTCGCAACGACATCGATCACTTTCTCAAGCTCAGCTTATCGACAGGATTATGAGGGTCTTCTTCCAAGCGTATATGCTTGTGAATATCCATATCCTTTTAGAACCGGGCTAAATTATGAAGAAGAGACGAAACGATGTATTCAAAGCATCAATGAAGTATTCCAGTATCAAGTGGCTCCATCCCAGGTGGCAGCCATAATCCTTGAACCTGTACAGGGAGAGGGCGGGTATATTGTACCTCCGAAAGAATTTTTGAAACAAATAAGAGAAATATGTGATCAGCATGGGATATTGCTTATTTTTGATGAAGTTCAAACCGGTTTCGGAAGAACGGGGAAAATGTTTGCCTATGAACATTTTGGAGTAGAGCCGGACATTCTTACCTTAGGAAAGGGAATTGCTTCAGGCTTCCCTTTAAGTGCCATCATTGCCAAGAAAGAAATTATGGAGAAATGGGAGCCGGGAACACATGGAGGCACTTATGGCGGAAACCCTGTCTCGTGTGCGGCTGCCTTGGCTTCCATTGAAATTCTAAAACGGGAAGGTATAGATAATGCCCAAACTTTAGGGGGATATCTAAAACAGCAATTATATGATTTGAAATCAGAATTTTCGGTCATCGGTGATGTGAGAGGTCTGGGCCTGATGATCGGCATAGAGTTCACGGATGAAAAAGGCCGCCCGGATGCCAGTACAGTAAATTGGCTGAAGAATTTTGCTTTAGAACACGGAGTCATTCTTTTAACCTGCGGCACGGAGAAGAATGTTTTGCGGTTTATCCCGCCTGTAACGGTATCAAAAGAGGAACTTGATCAGGCAGTTTTTGTACTGAAAGAAGGATTGCAGCAGCTCGCAAAAAAGGAGAACGGTCATGCTATATATTAA
- a CDS encoding 2-keto-3-deoxygluconate permease, translated as MRIKQRIERVPGGLMVIPLMLGALFNTIDQLHIPFIMNFLKSIGVSPVEEGIYEFMKIGGFSEALFKTGTLTLIGLFLFCAGSQMNLRVGGKALKKGILLTGSKCLTGIAIGILFGMFFDPMNGLLGLSTLAIIAAMTNGNEGMYAVLTGQYGNRSDVGAISVLTLNDGPFFTMLALGMVGVNFPLIAFIAVLLPIALGMLLGNLDEDIREFLKPGETLLVPFFAFCLGAGMNFMSFFNPEAVWGGLALGFATVIFTALTGILVYRLFGEKSTIGPVAEASTAGNAVGTPAAIAAAASVAAGAGLMTVEKAQSFQEIANLATIQISISTITTSILCPIAVILWDKYQRSKGIDGRLEDIPGKKIKISAELEQES; from the coding sequence ATGAGGATAAAGCAAAGAATTGAAAGAGTTCCCGGAGGGCTGATGGTCATCCCGCTGATGCTTGGCGCTTTATTTAATACGATTGATCAGCTTCACATTCCATTTATAATGAATTTCCTTAAAAGCATAGGGGTATCGCCGGTTGAAGAAGGAATTTATGAGTTTATGAAAATCGGAGGATTCTCGGAAGCACTCTTTAAAACAGGAACGTTAACACTCATTGGCTTGTTCTTATTTTGTGCAGGAAGCCAGATGAATTTGCGGGTAGGCGGAAAGGCTTTAAAGAAAGGAATTCTATTAACAGGAAGCAAGTGTTTGACCGGGATTGCAATCGGAATTTTATTTGGGATGTTTTTTGACCCAATGAACGGTCTGCTTGGATTATCTACTCTGGCCATTATTGCCGCCATGACCAATGGGAATGAAGGAATGTATGCCGTGTTGACAGGGCAATACGGGAATCGGTCAGATGTTGGGGCCATTTCCGTCCTGACTCTGAATGACGGTCCTTTTTTCACCATGCTGGCTTTGGGGATGGTTGGCGTTAATTTTCCTCTAATCGCATTCATAGCTGTCCTGCTTCCAATCGCTTTAGGAATGCTGTTAGGAAATCTGGATGAAGACATTCGGGAGTTTTTAAAGCCGGGTGAAACGCTGCTTGTACCATTCTTTGCATTCTGTCTTGGAGCAGGAATGAATTTCATGAGTTTCTTTAATCCTGAAGCTGTTTGGGGAGGTTTAGCTCTCGGGTTTGCCACAGTCATTTTTACCGCATTAACCGGAATCCTGGTCTATAGGCTATTTGGAGAAAAAAGTACAATTGGCCCTGTTGCAGAAGCATCAACTGCAGGGAACGCAGTGGGGACACCTGCTGCAATCGCAGCAGCAGCATCAGTGGCAGCGGGTGCCGGTCTGATGACGGTGGAGAAGGCTCAAAGTTTTCAGGAAATTGCCAATTTAGCCACAATACAAATTTCCATTTCTACTATTACTACCTCGATATTATGCCCAATAGCCGTCATTTTATGGGATAAGTATCAAAGAAGCAAAGGCATAGATGGACGTCTGGAGGATATACCCGGCAAAAAAATAAAAATCTCTGCTGAGCTTGAACAGGAATCATAG
- a CDS encoding gamma carbonic anhydrase family protein, whose translation MIEQLKGRVPSIHAETMIHGSAQVIGDVRIAKNVSVWPQSVLRADDDNFIEIGEGSNIQDGCICHVTPEAPLRIGKMVTVGHGAILHACTIEDGALIGIGSIILDGAVIEKGAQVGAGALVPLGKVIPKGSLAIGVPAKIVRELTENEIHDLEKNAEEYIELWKRDYREESEES comes from the coding sequence ATGATTGAACAATTAAAAGGGCGGGTTCCGTCCATTCATGCCGAAACCATGATACATGGCTCGGCACAAGTGATTGGCGACGTCAGAATAGCCAAAAATGTCAGTGTTTGGCCTCAATCAGTCTTAAGAGCAGATGATGATAATTTTATCGAAATTGGTGAAGGAAGCAATATTCAGGACGGCTGTATCTGCCATGTGACACCTGAGGCTCCTTTAAGGATAGGGAAAATGGTAACGGTGGGGCATGGTGCCATTTTACATGCCTGTACGATCGAGGATGGAGCTTTGATTGGCATTGGTTCGATTATTTTAGATGGGGCTGTCATTGAAAAAGGAGCACAAGTTGGAGCGGGTGCGTTAGTTCCTCTAGGGAAAGTGATTCCTAAAGGCAGCTTAGCAATTGGAGTTCCTGCCAAAATCGTGCGGGAACTAACAGAAAATGAAATACATGACCTGGAAAAAAATGCAGAAGAATACATCGAGCTATGGAAACGCGATTATCGTGAAGAGAGTGAGGAGTCATAA
- a CDS encoding CaiB/BaiF CoA transferase family protein, with amino-acid sequence MSALEGIRVIDLSQVMAGPYCGMLLADMGADVIKVEPPKGESTRRWSPYKEGESGAFMAINRNKRSITLDLKSAEDQKVFYKLIETADILIENFRPGVVKRLGVDYETLNQINPKLIYCSISGFGQYGPYSSRGGYDLIAQGMTGIMSVTGERNGNPVKCGLPIIDLGSGLFSVYGILSALYARVHSNEGQYIDASLYDTGIALSVWESTQYWFTGETPAPTGSGHRLSAPYQAFRASDGYFTVGADTPHHWPVFCQIIGRPEFLSDDRFADDASRIQHLDEFVRLIEEKTSLNPRHYWLEKFEKAGIPAGPINTYPESLTDQHTLSRRMIEEVVHPVAGKIKALGIPVKLSKTPGKIAKSAPVLGEHKEEILKELGLAAK; translated from the coding sequence ATGAGTGCATTGGAAGGCATTAGAGTAATTGACTTAAGCCAGGTTATGGCAGGGCCTTATTGCGGTATGCTGCTGGCCGATATGGGTGCTGATGTCATTAAAGTTGAACCGCCAAAAGGGGAAAGCACCAGAAGATGGTCCCCTTATAAGGAAGGGGAAAGCGGCGCGTTTATGGCGATAAACCGGAATAAGCGCAGCATAACGCTTGATTTAAAAAGCGCAGAAGATCAGAAAGTATTTTATAAGTTAATTGAAACCGCTGATATTTTGATAGAAAATTTCCGTCCCGGGGTGGTTAAGCGTTTAGGCGTTGATTATGAAACACTCAATCAGATTAATCCGAAACTGATCTACTGTTCTATTTCAGGATTCGGACAGTATGGCCCATATTCATCCCGTGGCGGTTATGACTTAATTGCACAGGGAATGACCGGAATTATGAGTGTGACAGGTGAACGGAATGGAAACCCGGTTAAATGCGGCCTTCCGATTATCGATTTGGGTTCTGGCCTGTTTTCTGTATACGGTATCTTATCCGCATTGTATGCCAGGGTTCATTCCAATGAGGGGCAGTATATTGATGCTTCTTTATATGATACGGGAATCGCATTGTCGGTTTGGGAAAGCACTCAATATTGGTTTACGGGAGAAACACCTGCACCTACTGGAAGCGGACATCGCTTGTCCGCTCCTTACCAGGCATTTCGTGCCAGTGATGGTTATTTTACGGTTGGTGCAGATACACCACATCATTGGCCGGTCTTTTGCCAGATCATCGGCAGACCTGAATTCTTATCGGATGACCGATTTGCTGATGACGCGTCTCGAATTCAGCACTTAGATGAATTTGTCCGATTAATTGAGGAGAAAACGAGTCTGAATCCGAGACATTACTGGCTGGAAAAATTCGAGAAAGCGGGAATTCCTGCTGGCCCGATAAATACCTATCCAGAATCTTTAACTGACCAGCACACACTATCCAGAAGAATGATAGAAGAGGTTGTGCACCCTGTTGCAGGGAAAATAAAAGCATTAGGGATTCCTGTCAAACTATCAAAAACACCTGGAAAGATAGCGAAATCAGCTCCTGTGCTGGGAGAACATAAGGAAGAGATTCTAAAAGAATTAGGACTCGCAGCTAAATAA
- a CDS encoding tripartite tricarboxylate transporter substrate binding protein: MKLKMMVLTLFSGVLILGACSGNQSNQKASGSKEAEGAYPSQPIEIIVGFGEGGGTDTMARTLQPILQKELGESIAVRNMPGASSALALEYVNEQESDGHTILFQTDLVRVFPTMGMTDLTYNDFEQIGIGAMGIANFTVKDNSDLKTFDDVVQLLKDGNAKVGVAAIGDPWHLTLEIVNSVVGGDAEIITYDSGSNAAMAAMKGEVDFSISGVNEVVDLLRAGDLRSLAVMDNKAFEVDGLESIPPVTEFVSDLEKYVPEGTWWGPAVKRGTPEEIVTKIRDAYNKAISSDEFKEFTKKRAIVLTDIEDSQEYTKQITEKTSWLLWDIGVGKRSPEEVGISRPKE; this comes from the coding sequence ATGAAATTAAAAATGATGGTTCTGACTCTATTTTCAGGGGTTCTGATATTAGGTGCATGTTCTGGTAATCAATCAAATCAAAAGGCATCTGGCAGCAAGGAAGCAGAAGGTGCATACCCTTCGCAGCCAATTGAAATTATTGTGGGTTTTGGTGAGGGCGGCGGTACTGACACTATGGCAAGGACACTGCAGCCTATCCTTCAGAAAGAATTGGGAGAATCCATTGCGGTGAGAAACATGCCTGGAGCTTCCAGTGCATTGGCCCTTGAATATGTTAACGAACAAGAGTCTGACGGACACACCATCCTATTTCAAACCGATCTGGTCCGTGTCTTTCCAACAATGGGCATGACGGATTTAACATACAACGATTTCGAACAAATTGGAATTGGCGCAATGGGGATTGCCAATTTTACAGTTAAAGACAACTCTGACCTGAAGACGTTTGATGATGTTGTTCAGCTATTAAAAGATGGAAATGCGAAGGTTGGTGTGGCAGCGATTGGGGACCCATGGCACCTCACTTTGGAGATTGTGAATAGTGTAGTGGGTGGAGATGCCGAAATTATCACGTATGACTCTGGTTCAAATGCTGCCATGGCTGCCATGAAGGGCGAGGTGGATTTCTCAATCAGCGGGGTTAATGAGGTAGTGGATCTGCTTCGGGCAGGGGATTTACGTTCACTGGCTGTTATGGATAATAAAGCTTTTGAAGTGGATGGCCTTGAATCAATTCCGCCTGTCACTGAATTTGTTTCTGATTTGGAAAAATATGTACCGGAAGGAACCTGGTGGGGGCCAGCTGTGAAGCGCGGAACACCTGAAGAAATCGTAACTAAAATTAGAGACGCATACAACAAAGCGATCAGCAGTGATGAATTTAAGGAATTTACAAAGAAACGGGCAATTGTCCTTACAGATATTGAGGATAGTCAAGAATATACAAAACAAATCACCGAAAAAACAAGCTGGCTGCTTTGGGATATTGGTGTGGGAAAACGGTCACCGGAAGAAGTAGGAATCAGCCGGCCAAAAGAGTGA
- a CDS encoding tripartite tricarboxylate transporter TctB family protein, protein MRINKDYLLAGIVFAIGLFFVIGSYNFPPGEHFLNSSRSFPMLLGYSLTGLSIWQFAQTFRKKKEEEEETGSVSFQEVKRGILYLLLTVIYIFLLIPFIGFLYSTLIFLLIGMLYYKEVRWYTATLVSIGMIGFIYVVFEKLMYIRLP, encoded by the coding sequence ATGCGGATAAATAAAGATTATCTTTTGGCGGGAATTGTTTTTGCGATTGGCCTCTTTTTTGTAATAGGCAGCTATAATTTCCCGCCAGGAGAACATTTTTTAAATTCATCTCGTTCATTTCCCATGCTGCTCGGCTATAGTTTGACAGGTCTATCAATCTGGCAGTTTGCCCAAACGTTCAGAAAGAAAAAAGAGGAGGAAGAGGAAACAGGTTCTGTCTCCTTTCAGGAAGTTAAAAGAGGGATACTATATCTGCTTTTAACAGTTATTTATATCTTTCTGTTAATACCTTTCATAGGGTTTCTGTATTCTACTTTAATCTTTTTACTCATTGGCATGCTCTATTATAAGGAAGTTCGCTGGTATACGGCCACATTAGTATCCATAGGGATGATTGGATTCATATATGTGGTGTTTGAAAAACTCATGTATATTCGATTACCTTGA
- a CDS encoding enoyl-CoA hydratase/isomerase family protein, whose product MEKIQAEISDFICTITIKNPPMNILTKEFRQEFVPYMEKLKTSSDVRVIVLTGEGDRAFCAGADLNEEGELTPESVRHFLEEDCRIYDIVNEMPQPVIAAVNGYAFGGGFELALACDIRIMSERAKLCAAGVKVGLVVGPTRLVRLLGEAYAKEVILTGRTITAEEALQRGLASRVVSHDKLLAEAHEWAQLIASRAPIAVRHAKNTIQKTMDFEWQEAMEQELDAFIECQDTWDHKHAIESFFNKKQPAFKGM is encoded by the coding sequence TTGGAAAAAATTCAAGCTGAAATATCCGATTTTATTTGCACCATTACCATTAAAAACCCGCCAATGAATATTTTGACGAAAGAGTTTCGGCAAGAGTTTGTTCCCTATATGGAGAAGCTTAAAACCTCTTCGGATGTCCGGGTTATTGTCCTTACTGGAGAGGGGGATCGGGCATTTTGCGCGGGAGCCGATTTAAACGAAGAAGGAGAGCTGACTCCTGAATCTGTCCGGCATTTCTTAGAGGAAGATTGCAGAATTTACGATATTGTCAATGAAATGCCCCAGCCTGTGATTGCCGCAGTTAATGGCTATGCGTTTGGCGGAGGGTTCGAGCTTGCCTTAGCGTGTGATATTCGCATCATGTCGGAACGCGCCAAGCTTTGTGCAGCAGGGGTAAAGGTTGGACTGGTTGTCGGACCAACTCGTTTAGTAAGGCTATTGGGTGAAGCATATGCCAAAGAAGTGATTTTGACAGGCAGAACGATAACAGCTGAGGAAGCATTGCAAAGAGGTTTGGCAAGCAGAGTGGTATCCCATGACAAGCTGCTGGCAGAAGCGCATGAATGGGCACAGCTGATTGCTTCCCGTGCTCCAATCGCAGTCAGACATGCGAAGAACACGATTCAGAAAACCATGGATTTTGAGTGGCAGGAAGCAATGGAACAGGAACTGGATGCCTTTATTGAATGCCAGGATACATGGGATCATAAGCATGCGATTGAATCATTCTTTAACAAGAAGCAGCCAGCTTTTAAAGGGATGTAG
- a CDS encoding aminopeptidase, which produces MKEALMYPAATALVKVLAGVKSGEKVVILTDFLTDGITKVLASVVCSLDAEPITISMPPRKGHGDALPDAVAAAMKEADVIIAPTTYNIAHTKARHDAQRAGARVLILPEAHEDILLSKGLRADFAALGPQVEKLADILTAGEFVHITTSLGTDLRFSIKGRSGRALTGFANSTDVSAAHCIESSIAPVEGTAEGILVVDGSIPGVGLMETPVEVVFKEGKAVSITGGREAEQFRKILMEKNDEEGNIYFAGEFGIGMNPECELENSMLSDEGVYGTIHIALGTNAYIGGTVKAKGHYDMVVKDPRVEIDGKLILDNQELYLFEDKALNRL; this is translated from the coding sequence ATGAAAGAAGCATTAATGTACCCGGCCGCTACTGCACTCGTAAAAGTTCTGGCAGGTGTTAAGAGTGGGGAAAAAGTTGTCATCCTAACAGATTTTTTAACGGATGGAATCACAAAAGTTCTGGCATCTGTTGTCTGTTCACTCGACGCTGAGCCCATCACGATCTCAATGCCGCCAAGAAAAGGACATGGAGATGCCTTGCCGGATGCAGTCGCAGCGGCTATGAAGGAAGCCGATGTGATCATCGCACCGACAACCTATAACATTGCCCATACAAAAGCCCGCCATGATGCACAAAGGGCAGGAGCCCGAGTTTTAATCTTGCCTGAAGCTCATGAAGACATTTTATTAAGCAAGGGTCTGCGTGCTGACTTTGCTGCACTAGGGCCTCAAGTGGAGAAACTGGCAGACATATTGACAGCTGGTGAATTTGTCCATATCACGACATCGCTTGGCACAGATTTAAGATTTTCCATCAAAGGCAGATCAGGTAGAGCTCTAACTGGGTTTGCAAATAGTACCGATGTTTCGGCAGCCCACTGCATCGAATCCAGCATTGCTCCGGTCGAAGGAACCGCTGAAGGAATTTTAGTGGTAGATGGGAGTATTCCAGGGGTGGGTCTAATGGAGACTCCAGTTGAAGTGGTATTTAAGGAAGGAAAGGCGGTTTCGATTACAGGAGGCAGAGAAGCGGAGCAATTCAGGAAAATATTAATGGAGAAGAATGATGAAGAAGGCAATATCTATTTTGCCGGTGAGTTTGGCATTGGCATGAATCCGGAATGTGAATTGGAAAACAGCATGCTAAGTGATGAAGGGGTTTATGGAACGATCCACATTGCTTTAGGTACCAATGCATATATAGGGGGAACTGTGAAGGCCAAAGGGCATTACGATATGGTCGTAAAGGATCCGCGGGTCGAAATCGACGGCAAACTCATTCTGGACAATCAGGAACTCTATTTATTTGAAGATAAAGCCTTAAATAGACTTTGA